Proteins from one Vanessa atalanta chromosome 15, ilVanAtal1.2, whole genome shotgun sequence genomic window:
- the LOC125069429 gene encoding uncharacterized protein LOC125069429, producing the protein MWPKKSMYRYCVVPECKNTTIKTPDKLFFSIPTGAQKRRDWCTAMGRTRLLRPYTNYFCCEDHFDIENDMENYMKFKLYGVSKLVLKKGIIPHKFACQNYMTVTDIPREQLNSSSLHIKEEVVSDSDSATLSCNSDTISCASDLDNWLREVPEVQVKVELVGEPIPETQHIEMTDPLAVEGPSKDPPKNKTKPYIVSMVYVGKVKKHRKKK; encoded by the exons ATGTGGCCGAAAAAATCTATGTATAGATATTGTGTCGTGCCCGAATGTAAGAATACCACAATTAAAACACCAGACAAGCTATTCTTCAGTATTCCTACCGGCGCTCAGAAGCGAAGAGATTGGTGTACCGCGATGGGCCGAACGCGACTTCTGCGgccatatacaaattatttttgttgcgAAGATCACTTCGAT atTGAAAATGACATGGAGAACTACATGAAATTCAAGTTGTACGGAGTATcgaaattagtattaaaaaaagggATTATTCCGCACAAATTTGCTTGCCAGAATTATATGACCGTCACGGATATACCGCGAGAACAATTAAATAGCAGTTCTTTGCACATCAAGGAGGAGGTGGTGTCAGATAGCGACAGTGCAACCCTCAGCTGCAACAGCGACACAATCAGTTGCGCGAGTGACTTGGATAACTGGCTCCGAGAGGTTCCTGAGGTCCAGGTTAAAGTAGAATTAGTAGGTGAGCCTATACCTGAAACCCAACACATCGAGATGACAGACCCTCTCGCAGTTGAGGGCCCGAGTAAAGACCCCCCAAAGAACAAAACGAAACCTTATATCGTAAGCATGGTCTACGTGGGAAAAGTTAAGAAACATCGGAAGAAAAAGTGA